In Sus scrofa isolate TJ Tabasco breed Duroc chromosome 14, Sscrofa11.1, whole genome shotgun sequence, the sequence CCTCAGCTTCctctgtttgttcttttcttcctcgATCTGGGAATTCAGGGCAGAAATTCGCTCCTTGCATTCCTGCAGCATGGTTTGCTTCCTGGCAAGAGTCAGCGCAGCCCTTCATCATGTTCTCTGAATGTCTCCCTACATTCAGGGGTTGGGGTAGGGCTTCTGCATCCTTCTCTTGAGGTCTGTTCTAGCCTTCTAGATTGAGGTCCATCTCTGTAACTTTGTAGGGGGACATGAGCACATGCCCCCAGGAAATGTCATTGTGAAGATTAGAGAGATCAGTGTGGGTCTGGTCAAATGCACAATCACACAGGTTAACCTCATGTGAATTTCTCTAACAGTTTCAATCTTGGTATGCTAGGGGCTTGGGGCTTCTGGTCACAAGATGAGCAAAATAAGCATTGAGGAGGTAGAGATCAATGCACAAATAGTTGGGTGGATGGAAGGATAATGGATGGAGAGATGGCTGGCTTGATGCCTTAAATGAAGGGACAGATAAGCGAACAAACAGCTGCTGTGGAAAGTATCAAAGGTACAGAATAAAAACCAGCTGAAGGAATTTAACATTCTAGCAAATGAGTGCTTATTCCAGGTGGGTGAGTGAGAGGGTATTCTTAACACTACTGCCCGCTGTTGCAGCCAAGATGGAAAGACCCTTATTTGgcctctccattttacagagggagAAGATGAGAGCTGTGGGTCTAAAACTGATTTCACTTACTTTCTCTACCAGAATGAAGGGGTAGCTTGGAGCAGGGCCCAGGTAGAGGCTCTTacctctgtgcctcactttccttcTCCTGGCAGTGGAGCCGGAGGATCCTCAGGGTCTCtgcagagagaggaagtgagggGGCCATGAGAGCTCATCAAGGCATGAGGTTTGGGCAGAGGTAAAAGGGCCAGGTCATGTGGACACCGTATGGGACTGTCATTTACTGTGGTGGAATCCACAGGAGGGGTGCAAGGTGATTCAGGTTTCAAAAGGCTTCTATCACTATAGAGAGTAGGCTTATACAggttggaaaaggcaaaaacatgaaGACAGAACAGCTATAATTACCTTGCTTTTTGCTCAAGATCTCTTTCAGGCGTACTTTCTCTCCACTCACTGGAAAAAGTAACATGTTCAGGCATCAGGGACCATTCACTGCACCCCTGGGGACCAGGCCTGCGCACGGTCACATGGGCAGTTTCATACAGGCTTACCCCTGACCCCAAATGTGGACCCCCAAGGTGACCCTCTCCTCTCTTGTGCTGACACTCGCTATAAGCACTAGAGTCCTGAAGGTGATAAAGGGTGTCTGTGATGACTTTGTGGGATGCCAGTGTGTTTAcatgaaagggagagaaaaaataagaaacacatcACATGAAGTGGGACAAGGACTGTGAAGAAATAACATCAAGCAGTAAGTGGCACGTGCCCAGGCAGGGACAGGGTGCTGTTTTTAGGTAACtggggaaggcctctctgagcaTACTTGAGCTGAGAGCTGAGGATGATGTGAGGCAACAGGAAGTGGTGGTATCTGGGGGGACTGTCTAGCCAAGGCCCTGAGGTAGAGGCATGCTTACAGAGTTTTTCAGGAACCTTCCCACCAACACAGTGGGAGGAGCAGGGATTAGAAGGATCTGAGGTTGAAGGGCAGGAGCCCTTGGTCACAGCCAAGAACGCAGACATCTGGAATACTGTGTTCAAAGCTGCATGACATTGTGTGGACCTCTGGGTGACCGGTGACAAGCTTACATGAGTCAAGTTCCTTTTGCAGGGTCTCCCAGACAGTCCGGGCCTCTCCCAGCTCTTCACTGgctttcttttttgctgtgccaAAGAGTAAAACATTATTTAAGTGTCTTTTCCTTGCAAATATTTCACATTTGTCTTCAAGTAAACCTAAAGGGGCTCAGGCTTTACAGAGCAGGAAATGGGGCTTCCAGGAGCCTAAGCCCTTCCTGTTAGGTTCAGGTGGCAGCAGGGCCAGGTTAATAAACATGACTATAGCAGTTAGTATTTAGATGGACCAACCCATGCCTCATTTAATGCTCTGCTCTTTCAAAacactttgtatattttgaactAGGGGCACCGCATTTTCACTTTACACTGAGTCCTGCAAATCACATAACTTATCCTGGTTGACAAGGCAAGGTCCTGAGCTCACCTTGCTGAACCTCATTAATCCGGTTAATCAGGACCTCAACCTTGGGCTCTAGGCTTCCCGCTGCAGGGAGAAAAGGAGGTTGAGTGACTATGACAGGACAGACAGAGGGAGGTGGATGCCCCTCCAAGGGCTTACATCTTGGGTAGGGGAGACAggaacagagagagacaaagtcaGATTGTGGTAACTGCGGTCAAGAGAAATAGGTAATGGATTAAAAAGTAAAGGAGCAGGACACGCTTCTTCAGATATGGCAAGACCTCTTGAGAGCCCCAAATCAAGTAGGGTGGGGTAGGCCTTGAAGTTCGCTGGGTGGGTGTGAGACAGTGCAAAGGCCTGCCTTGAGGTAGGAACATGGCTGGGAGGTGTCTGGTAAGGAAGCACAGAGGAGCAGATGtgaggtggagggaagggaggtAAAGGTGAAAAACTGTTTTCAGCAAATCGCAGTGGGAGCCAAATGGATGGTGAGTAAGGGGAGTGTTAGGACaatgttttgcattttattgcATTACACTTTAACTTTGAATCATGGGTCATATTTTTAACTCAGAAAATTAAGGTTTAAAAGTAAGAGAAAGCAAATGACTTCATTTCCCAAGTTTGTGAATATGGGGGCTTAGAATTGATTCTACTTCTGCCTGAACCCAAACCTCAGGCTGAGCCTTAGTTACAGAGGAGACGTGACCTTTCTGCAACTTCTTCACCATTTCCATCAAGTCTTCTATTTTTTGTGAGGACTTGGCCTGCCCTGTggagacaaaaaccaaacatttaAGAATCATATAGGTGTGAGAAGCCTGAGGGAAGATCTGACAACCTTGGGCTGGAACTGAGGTGGGTTGAGGGCAGGTTTCCAGCCAAAGTGGTGCTTCTGCTCCTTGACCTTAAGTGGACACTGCACAAGGGATGAATCGGGTCATGGTCAGCTTTTCCTTAAGGATGAAATGACACCACAGATTTCCACTTACTAAAACTCAGGGCAAGGGAAGGAGTGCATGCTTACTACAGATACTGTTCAAGGCTTGGTCAAAGCGCAGGAtgtaataatgaaagaaaaaaaggtattaaaatattaaaaactggaaacaaggaGTCAGAAGTCACTGTAAACAGCAGATGGCATAATCGTCTATAAAGTTCAAGAGAAtatcaccaaaacaaaacaaaacaaatccccacaaaaagaccaaaataccTCACAAGGAATAGTGAGGAAATTTAATAAGATGTCTCATTTAAATGTATATGAATACAAAACGCTTTCCTACATACAATCATTACTCTGGAGCCTCCTAGAAAACCATTTTGTACTGACTTGCTTATACTCAAATaggcatttatttttaactccCTAATGAACTGGTAGATCTAGGCAATTATTATTAACATCAAAATAAAGATAGACATTATGAGCTATTTGATGTAAAAATACAACATAGGATTCTTGTCAAAAATGACACTAAAACATGTTAAGCCTCTCTATCTAAATAACAATTTGAAGGAAACACAAGGACAGAGGATCATTTTAAATGGCTCCTGTGGATGCAATTAGCAACATCCACACTGGGGAGCTTCACAGGAAAAACAACCCAGTTTAACTTAAATACATTTTTGGGTtatgggggagggagaaaggaagaccCTTACATACAAAAAGAGATTAAAGACACCTATCACCCAATCTCGATAAATGGATCATATTTGCATCTTGATTCAATCAAATACACtatagaagaatatatatattctttttcagattattttccattacagattacaagatattgcatatagttccttgtgccatacatcaggtccttgttgtttaggttttatatttagtagtgtgtatCAGTTAATCTCAGTCCTAATGTATCCCTCCattccccctctcccctttggtaaccgtaagtttgttttctatgtctgtgagtctatttctggtttgtaaataagttcatttgtatcatcgttttagattccacacataggtgatatttgtctttgtctgatttacttcatttagtatgattacctctaggtccatccattttgctggaaatgccattatttcattctttttatggctgagtattattcagtcatgtatatatatgcaccacctcttctttatccagttatctgtccatggacatttaggttgcttccatgtcttggctactgtaaaaaGTACTGCTGTGACCCTGGGGTGCATATACCAtttcaaattagttttatttttttccagatacatgcctaggagtgggactgttggatcatatggtaaccatatttatagttttttaaggaacctctctactgttctccatagtgactgcaccaatttatattcccaccaacagtgtagaagggttccttttttccacaccctctccagcatttatttgtagactatGATAGACATTCttactagtgtgaggtgatacctcattgtagttttctctttctatattagcaatgttcagcatcttttcatgtgcctgtgcaTTCTTGCATATGCCtaaatttttccataataaagtTTAAGAATAGGACATACAGCTCCTTTATGCCCTTCATCCCAAATCTTCCATTTGCTACTCTTTCTGAACCTTGAGAATGAGTTGCAGATACAATGCTTCATTACCCCGAATATTCTGTTGTGAAGTTCTAAAGTACAGGGACACTCTCCTATATAGTAATAACCTCAGTATAACAATTAAAACTGAGAGAACAACAGTGATAGATATTAACATACAATCctcaaatggcattttaaaaatgtcccctacttttacattttaaatttccactAGTATTAATTACATATTCTtagtagaaaatacaaatattaaggTTAAAAATGTTCCTTTACCTCTGCATTGCCCTCAAAATCCAAGTCCCTTCCTTGGAGCCATCAATTAGGAAAGCAGCCTCCAGACATCTTTCTGTGCAACCTACATAGtgctataattataatttttcttgcttttctctcataaaaatatcctttttgaAAATCATGCTGTATCAGTGTAAATACatctaataatttaaaagttgacATAGTTACcttaattttaattccatttcttcctcatttcagAAATCCACTCTACAGGTATTTCCCAGTAGAAATACCTCGGGATTTAGCTGTTCCCTCCCCATGTTTTCCTACCGCCATCTAGGCTCCAGTGACTACGTAGTCCATGCATCTATATGTTTTGTGTGATCCTCCAGGAAAGAGTGAAGTTGTAAAATTCCTAAGTTTCTAAGCCACATGGGATATGGTATTTCACCAGTTATAAGACACTGGTGAAACTGATTAAACATTCATCTAAATATGTTGTCTTATTTGAGAAATTTGGAAGAGCAATACTAAGAGGTTTCTTTAGTACAGTGGTGGCCACGGTAGGTGCTTAAGAAAAGGGAACTATATGCATCTGCCCTGTTTTTCTTTGTCCTTAGCTGAGAGTTGTCACCAGGTGCCACACTGTGCTCCAATCAAGCTTTCTGTGCTGTTTCTTTAATTACTTAgacctttattttataaaaacgtTATGGAGCCCTTACCAATGTACCAAAGCTGCACTGGTAACGGCAGGTCTGAAAGTGTCACCAAGACATGTTCATGATTGAATCTTAAGGAGGGAGGTGGGTgagccaaggagagcagagagTAAACAAGCTGAGGGATGGGTGTTCCTTGTACAGGTCCCTCCGGTTCTGTGAAACACCGGGGCGAAAACGTCTAAGGAACACTGTTCATCTCTCCTCTACCCCAGGCTGTCCCTGCAGAACTTTTTAACTGAAGGAGCTGCCGTGCTCCCCCACCCGCTTCCTGGTGAGGTGGGAGCCAACACGCGGCGGATCAGTGTCAAGACGAAAGAAAAGGTAATGCCGTGTGGAGCCGTCCGGACCCTCGTCCGGGGGAAAAACTCCCCCGAGGAGAACCACTACGGGGCAGCTGGGAAGGCAGATGTGTGCGGGCTGTGGGACGAGTGACGGGACCGACGCGGGCCCACGGGTGTGGGGGCCCCGGGACCAGATCGAAACCGTGTCCCCTGACTCCTCTGAGCTACTTGAGCAAACGGGGTGGACAGACCAGGCCAACGGGAAGTGCGCGAAGGTCAGGCGAGGCCTGCGGGTGAGTCCCCCGGAGCGCTCCGGGTAGCGCCGCCCAGACCCTTCCAGCGGGGCGACAGTCGTTTTTCCTCACGACCGACCCCGCCCTGAGGAAGAGGCGCCCGCACGCGCTCCCCGCCCGGCCCCTGGCAGCCTGGCTCCCTCCGGAGGCCGGGTCAGAGGCCGCCACCGGGCCCAGCTACCTCCTGCCTCGCCAGCGCGGCCCAGGGCTCCCGCGGACTCCTCGCTCGAAGGCCCCGGCCGCCCCGCCATCTCCTCTCAGGTCGCTGGCTCCCGGCGTCTGGCGCCGCGCCGGGGGCGGGGCGTCCTCTGTGCGCCTGCGCAATGCCCGTTTCCTCGAGCGGGGGCCGCGGGGAGACCGTGGGCTCGCGCCAGTGCGCATGCTTGAGCGTCTGGCCCTGACTCTGCGCAGAGCAGGCGAGGGTCGCGTGCGCTTGGGTTTGCGCTTGGTCGATGGAGGAGCCAGGGGCCTGCGGGCGTGTGGCGGTCTCCTGAGGGTGCGTCCCAGGGGACGCCGCCCGCGCTTCGGGGACAGTGCCAGTGCTTGGCGTGGGGGTCTCAGTTCATTCCTGTCTCTGCACCCGGAAGAGGAATTTCCGGTTTTCCCTCAGACGCGTCCTGGGTGCTTTACAGCAGGGCGGTGAGTTGGCCTCGTCGTGCGCAAATCCTGTTCCAAAACCTCCAGCGTCACGTTTTCCTCACCTGTTGCTCAGGATTCCAGGTGGCAGGAACAACCAGGTGTGAGGAGCAGTTTTGAGTGCTACCTGTGCAAAGCCCTGCCCTAGAGCTGACTTAAGCGTCCTCGATAGGGATAAGGTTACGAAAAGTCACAGAGTAAGCATTAGGATTAAGGCTCAAGGTGTGGGGAGAAATCTTCCGGATGTGTTTTCTAAACCCCAAGGAAACCATAAGGGGCTAGAGGGAcctggctcagcaagttaggcATTAACTGAGAGGACAAGGTGTTGACTTTGGAAAACCGGGTCAGCTCAAGTCAGAAAACTGCTTGAGAAAACACTGATTGTTCCTCAAGATGTTATGCCTAGATAGCTAACACCAGCCTCATTGATGCCCTTTAGAGTAAAGGTCGGAGTTCAAATTCAAGGTGACTGGAGGCCGAGGGCCTTGGGGtgtctattttctcacattgtttaCCTTCCTGAGAGCATAATAAAGACGATGAGGCGTCGGCATTCAGGGCTCTTGACGCATGAGGTCTTGCGTCCCCTGGTCCCATCTTTAACTGTaccctgtctctgtgtctttctttGTTTCCGATGAACATTTCTTAAGCTTTGCAGCACCCGTCCTTCACCTCCACTcactgagctggtctcagcatcAAAGTAAGAGTCTGAGTAGGAGACGAGGGTCAGGGAAAGGGTCAAGAGTCAATGTCAGACGAGAGTCACCTTTCATTTTTAGGGTCAGTATCAAGGTCAGGGAAAGGAGTAGGAATTAGTAGCTGAGCCCATGACCATTGCCACCCTTGACGGTTGTTCAAGTCATGGACTACCAATCCAAACTGGCAAAGTGGGCCATAATCTCCATGTTACTGGGGCTACTTCTTTGATGGTGAACTGACCTGTGCAAGATAAGGGTAGAGCAAAGGTTCAAGTGACCCTTAAAACCCTAACCCATCCTGTTGTACAGACTGCCTGGCCTTAGAGGTTAGAGTCAGGGATAAAGGGGCTGGGGTCAGAGTGTAAGTGAGCAACCATTAGTGAGCGACATTTAGTGGTCCTCTTCAGCCATTGGTCAGCATTGTAGTGAGCCTGTCCCCCCAGCAAGTGACAGTGGCTGACCAttggcccctgcccctcccctttctcAGTATTAAAAGAGCCTGAATTAAGACTGAGGCAAGTCTCAAGACACTAGCCTGCCGTCTTCTCCATCTGCTAGCTTTCTAATTAAAGTAGCTATGCATCGCCCCAACAACTCTTCTTAGAATTCATTGGCCTGAGCAGTACAGTGAGCAGAGCAAACTTGGGTTCGGCAACAGGTTTTGGTGAGCCAGCCAGGAGCCTTGCTGTTTGTGACCAGCTGGCCCCAGTTGGGGAGTTTTCTGGTGAGTTCCTAGCAGCTGCCAGGACCACTTGTCCTGAGCATCTTCCTTTCAAAATTCCCTAAAGTGGCCCTGGCTGCCCCAGCTCTTGGCGGTTGGAGCAAGGAATCGACATTTGGGAGCCACTGGGCTCCATACAGTAGGGTAAGTCActccagtgaaagaaaaaaatgtaagaaaggtagaacaaaggaagaaagacctATGAGCTAATGAATAATAGTTGGAAAGGTAAGAAAATAAGTCAATAATTACATATGTaaacaaatatattcaaaaacaCACACCTGcgtgaatatatgaaaaattgaAGAAGGCTGTCAGCACATGATGGGTCGGGAGCTGAGTGTTTAAAAGCTGTGGCATCGGGTAgggtggcctcagggctctgaaagcctttgagagagaaatagccCACTTGGTAGGGCCCTTCTTGATATTTCAAGAAAGCAGAGGAAGGCAATCCAACCAGTGTGTTGCCCAAGGCCAAAGCTGCCCCCGGGGGCTGCTCAGCCAGAGGGAGGACGAACacctgagagttgctgttagtGCAGATGACCACAAGACGGTGCCAGGGTACTTTCCAGACCCAAGGGCAAGCTCCAAGGCTGCATGTCGGGGCTCAGCGTTGGGGTTgatgatgtgtttgtgggaaaccCCAGCCAGCACCCAGAGATCTGGGGTTGTTTTCCAGGTATCTGGGACTCTCTGCTCTAAGTTGCCTCACGTCAGGCAGAGCACACAGCTGTCCTTTTAGCATTTAATGTGTGTGCATTTGCTGCCTGGCCAGGTGGCAGTGTGTTTATAATGCTTGAGTGATCCACTGGGTTTCAGAGCGCCTTGTGTTCCTCCAGGCCAGGAGCCAGAACCCACACAGCCTCTGTTTTGAATCATGAACTGTCCATTTTCAAGCCCCTGACTGCCAAGGGTTTAGCTCTCTGGATagaggctggtgctgatgaatgGATGGTGGACTTCGGTGGCATTGTGGTGGGTGGTTGTGCTAATCCCTGTGCTTTTTCTGCTCATGAGACCTAGTGAAATGTCTTTCTTGCCTTGCCACACGAGTCTCCCTTTACAGTGACCGCTCCAGGGAAGGAGGCCTGACCGAACccaggtctgatgaattaagcAGGGTTGATTGATACCAAGAAAGCTCTCagagagttccctcgtggctggCTTCCTTAAGAGTCTGTGGCTATGGTGAGAGTTGCATAGGGAGATCAAACCCTGACTGGGCAACTCCCTGATGTTGCAGGTGGCACCCAAGTAAATGAatcaagaaaagtaaatattttgaagaaggCGATAAATTGATGAAGTCAGTGCATACATATAGATATCCCTACATAGTAGCTAAGTGAATTGACAGAGAAAGGCATGAAAAAGGCTCTTCCGATATGATGCTTGTGGTGGCAGAGGGTTGTGTGTACGAGCCTGGGGTAGTAACAGCCCTGGggtggattcagttcctggccagacaatatctgcatgccacaagtgggtccagaaaaataaatcagagaataaatcaatgaagatgtaagaaattaataaattcataCGCCAGAGATAATCACTCCAGGTAATTATTatgtgaaggaagaaaaaaggctcCCACAGCACAGTGGGTGGGGTTAGGGTTACAGCAGAGTGGACACAATAGCCTTGGGTAAGTTGGGCTGAGTGCCCCGAGAGATTTTGAGAGAGAAATCCCCCACTTCCTAGGGCACTTCATGGCGTTCAGAGGGAGAGGAAGTCTCAAGGGAAAGCCGCAGGCTTGCCCAACTCCAGTGCAGCCCCAGGAGAGCTGAGCAgacaggaggaaggcaggcacGAGAGCTGCTGTTAGGGCCGATGTCCACAAGACGGCGTCAGAGTACCTTCCTGCGGACCCATGTGCAGCTCCAAGGCGGCAGGGTCCAGGCTCAGAGATGTGGCTGATGATGCATTTGTCGGAAGCCTCAGCAGCACCCAGAAATTCGGGATTGTTTTCCAGGCACCTGTGACTCTCTGGCCCAAGATGCCTCAGGTCAGGCAAGGACACAGGGGTGTTTCCTTCAGCATTTGATGTGGATTTGCAGCCTGGTCGTGTGTCACAGCAGTGAGAAAGCTTGACAGTTTCGATGGGGTCAGATGGCCTGTTTTTTCTTGAGAGGCAGGAGTCTGGACCCAGATACCGTCTCTAGTGAGCCCTCAGCTggtaattgtgattttttttttaaaatgattccttTCCCATTGTAGTTGACTTGCAGTGCTCAGTCTACCctatagccaagtgacccaggCTGACATCTCTATCCACACATCCTTTTTGTCcatttatcctccatcatgttccatcacaggtgactagatagcactgcctgtgctatgcagcaggatctcattgcttacccactccagaTGCCATAGTTGGCATCTAtgaacccccaactcccagtcatccccactccctccccctcccctttgacaagtctgttcttcaattccatgggtttcttttctatgaaaaggtttatttttaccatttgttagatttcagatataggtgatatcatatggtatttgtttttctctttctgacttatttcactaaggatGAATGTTCcttttctatccatgttgctgctgcacatggcatgattgtgttctttttttatggctgagtagtattccattgtgtacatgtaccacctcttcttaatccattcatctctcagtggacatttggttgtttccatttcttggctattgtaactagtGCTGCAAGGAAtacaggggtgcatgtgtctttttccaggaatgttttgtctggctatatgcccaatgCTGGGTTTGCTGGG encodes:
- the SYCE1 gene encoding synaptonemal complex central element protein 1 isoform X3 → MAGRPGPSSEESAGALGRAGEAGGQAKSSQKIEDLMEMVKKLQKAGSLEPKVEVLINRINEVQQAKKKASEELGEARTVWETLQKELDSLSGEKVRLKEILSKKQETLRILRLHCQEKESEAQRKQTMLQECKERISALNSQIEEEKNKQRKLRLDFEEQLEDLMGQHKDLWEFHKPEQLALEIDALDSNKEQLLKEEKLVEAKLEDVKHRLCSQFGAKGCSTITEGLFLRSQEAAAVVHLFEEENRKAQELLGAAAQRQEQLQQKCQQLQQKKQRLILRPLESVRRKTQSCPSSRA